The following coding sequences lie in one Arabidopsis thaliana chromosome 3, partial sequence genomic window:
- a CDS encoding Ribosomal protein S3 family protein (Ribosomal protein S3 family protein; FUNCTIONS IN: structural constituent of ribosome, RNA binding; INVOLVED IN: response to salt stress, translation; LOCATED IN: cytosolic small ribosomal subunit, cytosolic ribosome, membrane; EXPRESSED IN: root, leaf; CONTAINS InterPro DOMAIN/s: K Homology, prokaryotic type (InterPro:IPR009019), K Homology, type 2 (InterPro:IPR004044), K Homology (InterPro:IPR004087), Ribosomal protein S3, C-terminal (InterPro:IPR001351), Ribosomal protein S3, eukaryotic/archaeal (InterPro:IPR005703); BEST Arabidopsis thaliana protein match is: Ribosomal protein S3 family protein (TAIR:AT2G31610.1); Has 5912 Blast hits to 5911 proteins in 2101 species: Archae - 256; Bacteria - 3650; Metazoa - 372; Fungi - 151; Plants - 167; Viruses - 0; Other Eukaryotes - 1316 (source: NCBI BLink).) — protein MTTQISKKRKFVADGVFYAELNEVLTRELAEDGYSGVEVRVTPMRTEIIIRATRTQNVLGEKGRRIRELTSLVQKRFKFPVDSVELYAEKVNNRGLCAIAQAESLRYKLLGGLAVRRACYGVLRFVMESGAKGCEVIVSGKLRAARAKSMKFKDGYMVSSGQPTKEYIDSAVRHVLLRQGVLGIKVKVMLDWDPKGISGPKTPLPDVVIIHSPKEEEAIYAPAQVAAPAALVADAPLTAVDYPAMIPVA, from the exons ATGACGACTCAGATcagcaagaagagaaag tttgtaGCGGACGGTGTGTTCTACGCTGAATTGAATGAGGTTCTTACAAGAGAGCTAGCAGAGGATGGTTACTCTGGTGTTGAGGTTAGGGTTACTCCTATGAGGACTGAGATTATCATCAGAGCTACACGTACTCAGAATGTTCTCG GTGAGAAGGGGAGGAGAATTAGGGAATTGACTTCCCTTGTTCAGAAGAGATTCAAGTTTCCAGTTGACAGTGTTGAGCTTTATGCCGAGAAGGTTAACAACAGAGGTCTCTGTGCCATCGCTCAGGCTGAGTCTTTACGTTACAAGCTTCTTGGTGGTCTCGCTGTTCGTAG GGCTTGCTATGGTGTGTTGAGGTTTGTTATGGAGAGTGGAGCTAAGGGATGCGAGGTTATCGTGAGTGGAAAGCTTCGTGCTGCCAGAGCCAAGTCTATGAAGTTCAAAGATGGCTACATGGTGTCATCTGGTCAACCAACTAAGGAATACATAGACTCTGCAGTGAGACATGTTTTGCTTAGACAA GGTGTGTTGGGAATCAAGGTGAAGGTTATGCTTGATTGGGACCCTAAGGGCATATCAGGACCAAAGACACCATTGCCTGATGTTGTGATCATTCATTCtcctaaagaagaagaggccaTCTATGCACCTGCTCAGGTTGCTGCCCCGGCTGCTCTCGTAGCAGATGCACCACTCACAGCCGTAGATTACCCTGCGATGATCCCAGTCGCCTAA
- the UPP gene encoding uracil phosphoribosyltransferase (uracil phosphoribosyltransferase (UPP); FUNCTIONS IN: uracil phosphoribosyltransferase activity; INVOLVED IN: cellular response to phosphate starvation, developmental process, nucleoside metabolic process; LOCATED IN: chloroplast, plastid; EXPRESSED IN: 23 plant structures; EXPRESSED DURING: 15 growth stages; CONTAINS InterPro DOMAIN/s: Phosphoribosyltransferase (InterPro:IPR000836), Uracil phosphoribosyl transferase (InterPro:IPR005765); BEST Arabidopsis thaliana protein match is: uridine kinase-like 5 (TAIR:AT3G27440.1); Has 6282 Blast hits to 6282 proteins in 2386 species: Archae - 194; Bacteria - 4411; Metazoa - 238; Fungi - 342; Plants - 200; Viruses - 0; Other Eukaryotes - 897 (source: NCBI BLink).), with product MACSIGNAFRCSSDTLRFAPRQQCSSRLNPNPSSFLSFNSSPILAQNLGASSSSLSRRTIRARTKMAASEASINGSNRMLVFVPPHPLIKHWISVLRNEQTPCPVFRNAIAELGRLLMYEASREWLPTVVGEIMSPMGPASVEFIDPREPIAVVPILRAGLALAEHASSVLPANKIYHLGVSRDEKTLLPSVYLNKLPDEFPKNSRVFLVDPVLATGGTIMAAMDLLKERGLSVQQIKVICAIAAPPALSKLNEKFPGLHVYAGIIDPEVNEKGYIIPGLGDAGDRSFGTETHWVK from the exons ATGGCGTGCTCAATTGGTAACGCTTTCAGGTGTTCTTCTGATACGCTGCGTTTTGCTCCCCGACAACAATGCAGCAGCCgcctaaaccctaatcctTCCTCTTTCCTCTCCTTTAATTCCTCCCCAATTCTCGCACAG aatttgggtgcttcttcttcgtcactTTCCCGACGGACTATACGAGCTAGAACAAAAATGGCTGCGTCGGAGGCTTCCATTAACGGGAGCAACAGGATGCTG GTCTTTGTGCCACCACATCCTTTGATCAAACACTGGATCTCTGTTCTGAGAAATGAACAAACTCCTTGTCCTGTTTTCA GGAATGCAATAGCTGAACTAGGGAGATTACTCATGTATGAAGCATCACGAGAGTGGCTG CCAACTGTTGTGGGTGAAATAATGTCTCCAATGGGTCCTGCTTCTGTTGAATTCATTGATCCTAGAGAGCCTATTGCG GTTGTTCCGATATTAAGAGCTGGTCTTGCTCTTGCGGAACACGCATCCTCAGTTTTACCTGctaataaaatttatcatttag gAGTAAGTAGAGATGAGAAAACACTTTTACCATCGGTGTATCTTAACAA GTTGCCTGATGAATTTCCCAAGAATTCAAGAGTATTTTTGGTCGACCCAGTGCTTGCCACAG GTGGTACCATAATGGCGGCGATGGATCTATTGAAGGAACGTGGTTTGTCTGTTCAGCAAATCAAAGTG ATTTGTGCGATTGCTGCACCTCCTGCACTATCGAAGCTTAACGAGAAATTCCCCGG GCTTCATGTATATGCTGGAATTATTGATCCTGAAGTCAATGAAAAGGG GTACATAATCCCTGGGCTTGGAGACGCTGGAGACCGCAGTTTCGGGACAGAAACACATTGGGTGAAGTGA
- the UPP gene encoding uracil phosphoribosyltransferase (uracil phosphoribosyltransferase (UPP); FUNCTIONS IN: uracil phosphoribosyltransferase activity; INVOLVED IN: cellular response to phosphate starvation, developmental process, nucleoside metabolic process; LOCATED IN: chloroplast, plastid; EXPRESSED IN: 23 plant structures; EXPRESSED DURING: 15 growth stages; CONTAINS InterPro DOMAIN/s: Phosphoribosyltransferase (InterPro:IPR000836), Uracil phosphoribosyl transferase (InterPro:IPR005765); BEST Arabidopsis thaliana protein match is: uridine kinase-like 2 (TAIR:AT3G27190.1); Has 6281 Blast hits to 6281 proteins in 2387 species: Archae - 194; Bacteria - 4412; Metazoa - 236; Fungi - 342; Plants - 200; Viruses - 0; Other Eukaryotes - 897 (source: NCBI BLink).) — MAASEASINGSNRMLVFVPPHPLIKHWISVLRNEQTPCPVFRNAIAELGRLLMYEASREWLPTVVGEIMSPMGPASVEFIDPREPIAVVPILRAGLALAEHASSVLPANKIYHLGVSRDEKTLLPSVYLNKLPDEFPKNSRVFLVDPVLATGGTIMAAMDLLKERGLSVQQIKVICAIAAPPALSKLNEKFPGLHVYAGIIDPEVNEKGYIIPGLGDAGDRSFGTETHWVK, encoded by the exons ATGGCTGCGTCGGAGGCTTCCATTAACGGGAGCAACAGGATGCTG GTCTTTGTGCCACCACATCCTTTGATCAAACACTGGATCTCTGTTCTGAGAAATGAACAAACTCCTTGTCCTGTTTTCA GGAATGCAATAGCTGAACTAGGGAGATTACTCATGTATGAAGCATCACGAGAGTGGCTG CCAACTGTTGTGGGTGAAATAATGTCTCCAATGGGTCCTGCTTCTGTTGAATTCATTGATCCTAGAGAGCCTATTGCG GTTGTTCCGATATTAAGAGCTGGTCTTGCTCTTGCGGAACACGCATCCTCAGTTTTACCTGctaataaaatttatcatttag gAGTAAGTAGAGATGAGAAAACACTTTTACCATCGGTGTATCTTAACAA GTTGCCTGATGAATTTCCCAAGAATTCAAGAGTATTTTTGGTCGACCCAGTGCTTGCCACAG GTGGTACCATAATGGCGGCGATGGATCTATTGAAGGAACGTGGTTTGTCTGTTCAGCAAATCAAAGTG ATTTGTGCGATTGCTGCACCTCCTGCACTATCGAAGCTTAACGAGAAATTCCCCGG GCTTCATGTATATGCTGGAATTATTGATCCTGAAGTCAATGAAAAGGG GTACATAATCCCTGGGCTTGGAGACGCTGGAGACCGCAGTTTCGGGACAGAAACACATTGGGTGAAGTGA
- a CDS encoding Ribosomal protein S21e (Ribosomal protein S21e; FUNCTIONS IN: structural constituent of ribosome; INVOLVED IN: translation, ribosome biogenesis; LOCATED IN: cytosolic small ribosomal subunit, ribosome; EXPRESSED IN: 23 plant structures; EXPRESSED DURING: 13 growth stages; CONTAINS InterPro DOMAIN/s: Ribosomal protein S21e (InterPro:IPR001931), Ribosomal protein S21e, conserved site (InterPro:IPR018279); BEST Arabidopsis thaliana protein match is: Ribosomal protein S21e (TAIR:AT5G27700.1); Has 661 Blast hits to 661 proteins in 257 species: Archae - 0; Bacteria - 0; Metazoa - 294; Fungi - 137; Plants - 120; Viruses - 0; Other Eukaryotes - 110 (source: NCBI BLink).) — protein sequence MENDAGQVTELYIPRKCSATNRMITSKDHASVQLNIGHLDANGLYTGQFTTFALCGFVRAQGDADSGVDRLWQKKKVEAKQQ from the exons ATGGAGAACGACGCAGGTCAGGTCACAGAGCTCTACATTCCAAGGAAATG CTCGGCAACAAACAGAATGATCACATCAAAGGATCATGCTTCAGTTCAGCTTAACATTGGTCATCTTGATGCTAATGGTCTCTACACTGGCCAATTCACCACTTTTGCTCTCTGCGGATTTGTCCGTGCTCAG GGAGACGCAGACAGTGGCGTGGACAGGCTCtggcagaagaagaaggtcgAAGCTAAACAACAGTGA
- the AKR4C11 gene encoding NAD(P)-linked oxidoreductase superfamily protein has product MADEIGFFQLNTGAKIPSVGLGTWQAAPGVVGDAVAAAVKIGYQHIDCASRYGNEIEIGKVLKKLFDDGVVKREKLFITSKIWLTDLDPPDVQDALNRTLQDLQLDYVDLYLMHWPVRLKKGTVDFKPENIMPIDIPSTWKAMEALVDSGKARAIGVSNFSTKKLSDLVEAARVPPAVNQVECHPSWQQHKLHEFCKSKGIHLSGYSPLGSPGTTWVKADVLKSPVIEMIAKEIGKSPAQTALRWGLQMGHSILPKSTNEGRIRENFDVLGWSIPKEMFDKFSKIEQVSETINHISANFVSVSSLNCNLLYFGF; this is encoded by the exons ATGGCGGACGAAATCGGATTCTTCCAACTCAACACCGGAGCAAAGATCCCATCGGTTGGTCTCGGGACATGGCAAGCTGCTCCTGGCGTCGTTGGAGACGCCGTCGCCGCCGCTGTGAAG ATTGGATATCAGCATATTGATTGTGCTTCAAGATATGGCAATGAAATTGAG ATTGGGAAAGTTCTGAAGAAGTTGTTTGATGATGGCGTAGTGAAGCGTGAGAAGCTGTTCATCACATCAAAAATCTG GTTGACTGATCTTGACCCTCCGGATGTACAGGACGCATTGAACAGAACTCTTCAGGATCTGCAGCTTGATTATGTTGATTTGTATCTC atGCACTGGCCTGTTCGGTTGAAGAAAGGTACTGTTGACTTTAAGCCTGAGAACATTATGCCTATCGATATTCCGAGCACATGGAAAGCAATGGAAGCACTGGTTGATTCAGGCAAGGCAAGAGCCATTGGCGTAAGTAATTTCTCTACAAAGAAACTCTCAGATCTTGTGGAGGCTGCTCGTGTTCCTCCCGCTGTAAACCAGGTGGAATGTCATCCTTCATGGCAACAACATAAGCTACATGAGTTTTGCAAGTCCAAAGGGATCCACCTCTCA GGATATTCGCCATTGGGATCTCCTGGAACAACGTGGGTGAAGGCCGATGTTTTAAAGAGTCCGGTTATTGAAATGATTGCTAAAGAAATCGGGAAGTCTCCCGCACAAACCGCGCTTCGATGGGGACTTCAAATGGGTCATAGTATACTTCCCAAAAGCACAAATGAAGGAAGAATCAGAGAGAACTTTGATGTCTTGGGATGGTCTATTCCAAAAGAAATGTTTGACAAGTTTTCCAAGATAGAGCAGGTAAGTGAAACAATAAACCACATTTCTGCAAATTTCGTATCTGTGAGTAGTCTTAACTGTAACCTCTtgtattttggattttga
- the AKR4C11 gene encoding NAD(P)-linked oxidoreductase superfamily protein (NAD(P)-linked oxidoreductase superfamily protein; FUNCTIONS IN: oxidoreductase activity; INVOLVED IN: response to cadmium ion; EXPRESSED IN: 25 plant structures; EXPRESSED DURING: 13 growth stages; CONTAINS InterPro DOMAIN/s: Aldo/keto reductase (InterPro:IPR001395), Aldo/keto reductase subgroup (InterPro:IPR020471), Aldo/keto reductase, conserved site (InterPro:IPR018170); BEST Arabidopsis thaliana protein match is: NAD(P)-linked oxidoreductase superfamily protein (TAIR:AT2G37770.2); Has 24440 Blast hits to 24411 proteins in 2487 species: Archae - 380; Bacteria - 16102; Metazoa - 2117; Fungi - 1777; Plants - 1502; Viruses - 0; Other Eukaryotes - 2562 (source: NCBI BLink).), with the protein MADEIGFFQLNTGAKIPSVGLGTWQAAPGVVGDAVAAAVKIGYQHIDCASRYGNEIEIGKVLKKLFDDGVVKREKLFITSKIWLTDLDPPDVQDALNRTLQDLQLDYVDLYLMHWPVRLKKGTVDFKPENIMPIDIPSTWKAMEALVDSGKARAIGVSNFSTKKLSDLVEAARVPPAVNQVECHPSWQQHKLHEFCKSKGIHLSGYSPLGSPGTTWVKADVLKSPVIEMIAKEIGKSPAQTALRWGLQMGHSILPKSTNEGRIRENFDVLGWSIPKEMFDKFSKIEQARLVQGTSFVHETLSPYKTLEELWDGEI; encoded by the exons ATGGCGGACGAAATCGGATTCTTCCAACTCAACACCGGAGCAAAGATCCCATCGGTTGGTCTCGGGACATGGCAAGCTGCTCCTGGCGTCGTTGGAGACGCCGTCGCCGCCGCTGTGAAG ATTGGATATCAGCATATTGATTGTGCTTCAAGATATGGCAATGAAATTGAG ATTGGGAAAGTTCTGAAGAAGTTGTTTGATGATGGCGTAGTGAAGCGTGAGAAGCTGTTCATCACATCAAAAATCTG GTTGACTGATCTTGACCCTCCGGATGTACAGGACGCATTGAACAGAACTCTTCAGGATCTGCAGCTTGATTATGTTGATTTGTATCTC atGCACTGGCCTGTTCGGTTGAAGAAAGGTACTGTTGACTTTAAGCCTGAGAACATTATGCCTATCGATATTCCGAGCACATGGAAAGCAATGGAAGCACTGGTTGATTCAGGCAAGGCAAGAGCCATTGGCGTAAGTAATTTCTCTACAAAGAAACTCTCAGATCTTGTGGAGGCTGCTCGTGTTCCTCCCGCTGTAAACCAGGTGGAATGTCATCCTTCATGGCAACAACATAAGCTACATGAGTTTTGCAAGTCCAAAGGGATCCACCTCTCA GGATATTCGCCATTGGGATCTCCTGGAACAACGTGGGTGAAGGCCGATGTTTTAAAGAGTCCGGTTATTGAAATGATTGCTAAAGAAATCGGGAAGTCTCCCGCACAAACCGCGCTTCGATGGGGACTTCAAATGGGTCATAGTATACTTCCCAAAAGCACAAATGAAGGAAGAATCAGAGAGAACTTTGATGTCTTGGGATGGTCTATTCCAAAAGAAATGTTTGACAAGTTTTCCAAGATAGAGCAG GCTAGGTTAGTCCAAGGCACGTCGTTTGTTCATGAGACGTTGAGTCCTTATAAAACACTTGAAGAGCTTTGGGATGGTGAGATCTGA